In one window of Helianthus annuus cultivar XRQ/B chromosome 17, HanXRQr2.0-SUNRISE, whole genome shotgun sequence DNA:
- the LOC110922731 gene encoding protein P21-like, whose amino-acid sequence MSTFTHSTFTLSTFLLLALLLLHSTNAAVFNIRNNCRRTIWAGAVPGGGRQLNSGQTWSLTVAAGTAGARIWPRTGCNFDGSGRGRCQTGDCNGLLQCQGYGTPPNTLAEYALNQYNNLDFFDISLVDGFNVPMVFRPNSNGCTRGISCTADINGQCPAELRAPDGCNNPCTVYRTDQYCCNSGNCGPTDLSRFFKTRCPDAYSYPKDDPSSTFTCPGGTNYDVIFCP is encoded by the coding sequence ATGAGTACCTTCACCCATTCCACCTTCACCCTTTCCACTTTCCTTCTCTtggctcttcttcttcttcactccACCAATGCAGCCGTTTTCAATATCCGAAACAATTGTCGACGCACCATTTGGGCCGGTGCGGTGCCTGGTGGCGGCCGACAACTTAACTCGGGCCAAACCTGGTCTTTAACCGTTGCAGCCGGCACAGCAGGAGCCCGTATATGGCCCCGAACCGGTTGCAACTTTGATGGCTCAGGGCGTGGCAGGTGTCAGACCGGTGATTGCAATGGACTCCTCCAATGCCAAGGCTATGGTACACCACCCAACACATTAGCCGAGTACGCTCTGAATCAGtacaacaatcttgatttctttGACATTTCTCTTGTGGATGGATTCAATGTGCCGATGGTGTTTAGACCCAACTCTAATGGGTGCACCCGTGGTATCTCATGTACCGCAGATATCAATGGCCAGTGCCCTGCTGAGTTACGGGCTCCCGATGGGTGCAATAACCCTTGCACCGTGTACAGAACTGATCAGTATTGTTGCAACTCTGGAAACTGTGGACCAACTGATTTATCAAGGTTTTTCAAGACCAGATGTCCTGATGCATATAGTTATCCTAAGGATGATCCAAGTAGCACATTTACGTGCCCCGGTGGAACCAACTATGACGTTATATTCTGCCCTTAA